In Malus sylvestris chromosome 15, drMalSylv7.2, whole genome shotgun sequence, a single genomic region encodes these proteins:
- the LOC126601753 gene encoding uncharacterized protein LOC126601753 codes for MVISSKLRFALAISDSILSEVKVLPFSSLILLRFGSVKHPREMVKITTACHRSEKHEGSRSEKQGKKNKEMTDQEPNALAPTTTGMIIDDTYEFSAPRFFNFIKDESKDDKRKAEL; via the exons ATGGTGATTTCCTCAAAGCTGAGGTTTGCACTGGCGATTTCTGATTCCATTCTCTCAGAGGTAAAGGTTCTCCCcttttcttctttgattttATT GAGATTCGGATCTGTAAAACATCCGAGAGAGATGGTGAAGATAACCACTGCATGTCATAGATCCGAGAAGCATGAAGGTTCCAGATCAGAAAAACAAGgtaaaaaaaacaaggaaatgaCCGACCAAGAACCTAACGCGCTGGCTCCGACGACAACGGGGATGATCATCGACGATACGTACGAGTTCTCAGCTCCGCGCTTCTTCAATTTCATAAAGGATGAGAGCAAAGACGACAAGCGCAAGGCCGAGCTCTA G
- the LOC126602828 gene encoding uncharacterized protein LOC126602828, with product MPKFKQWHRATNLKNPDFCMGMLFPNKQQLNEAILYYTVKNGRNVWFKKNDKERIRAIYMKGCPFVIYGSRLHESTTFQIKTFEMNHVCTRDENVFWLNSKFLAERYANELMIDPDWSIELFRPTIQKDYRQEVTTQQIYRARQRAEKLNRGTWVEQYNKLEQYAAILKQTNPGSIVFIKTQMRGDIRIFQRMYICFDACKIGFKQGCRPVIGLDGYFVKGQHPGQILAAVGIDGNNGMFPIAYAVVEIENQSTWEWFLEILIDDLSMENSATYAFITNKQKGLGNAIQRLMPNAEHRHCVRHLYNNFKKKYSGLALKQTLWEAARATTIPWWQDIMDNLQQENKDACDWLHVKPAYNWSRSHFRTYYKCDILLNNLCEAFNASIVKARDKPILTML from the coding sequence ATGCCAAAGTTTAAACAATGGCATAGAGCTACAAATTTGAAGAATCCAGATTTTTGCATGGGTATGTTGTTTCCTAATAAACAACAGTTGAATGAGGCAATATTGTACTACACTGTGAAAAATGGGCGGAATGTTTGGTTCAAGAAGAATGACAAGGAGAGAATCAGAGCAATTTATATGAAGGGTTGCCCGTTTGTGATTTATGGTTCAAGATTACATGAGTCAACAACTTTCCAAATCAAAACTTTTGAAATGAATCACGTTTGTACAAgggatgaaaatgttttttggttgaattctaagtttctAGCTGAGAGATATGCAAATGAATTGATGATTGACCCTGATTGGTCTATTGAATTATTTAGACCTACAATTCAAAAGGATTACAGACAAGAAGTGACCACCCAACAGATTTATCGGGCAAGGCAAAGGGCTGAGAAACTAAATAGAGGAACTTGGGTGGAACAATACAACAAACTTGAGCAATATGCTGCTATTTTAAAGCAAACTAATCCTGGTTCAATAGTGTTCATAAAGACACAAATGCGTGGTGATATACGCATATTTCAGAGAATGTACATTTGTTTTGATGCATGTAAGATTGGTTTTAAGCAAGGATGTAGGCCTGTTATAGGATTGGACGGTTATTTTGTGAAAGGGCAGCATCCAGGGCAAATTTTGGCAGCAGTAGGCATTGATGGCAACAATGGGATGTTCCCAATTGCTTATGCAGTTGTGGAAATTGAAAATCAGAGTACATGGGAGTGGTTTTTGGAGATTTTAATAGATGATTTGAGTATGGAGAATTCAGCAACATATGCTTTCATTACAAACAAGCAGAAGGGGTTAGGGAATGCAATTCAACGACTAATGCCCAATGCAGAGCATAGGCATTGTGTGAGGCATTTGTATAATAACTTCAAGAAAAAATACAGTGGTCTTGCCTTGAAACAAACTTTGTGGGAAGCAGCAAGAGCTACAACCATTCCTTGGTGGCAAGACATCATGGATAACCTACAACAAGAAAATAAAGATGCTTGTGATTGGTTACATGTTAAACCAGCATATAATTGGAGTAGGTCACATTTTAGGACATATTACAAATGTGACATCTTACTTAACAACTTGTGTGAGGCTTTCAATGCATCAATTGTCAAGGCAAGGGACAAACCAATTTTGACAATGTTGTAA
- the LOC126602829 gene encoding uncharacterized protein LOC126602829, whose product MANRRVATLKWKGSVGPRIEKIIEKLKYESGHCIAYLAGDMKYQVSHLSGREFVVDLAARTCSCRRWDLCGIPCPNAIACILRKGQDVALYVDDCYKKATYLKAYAPVISPLPGQDQWDKPSNETTRIDPPIYKKQTGRPKKKRAKDPSEEPLVTSHEGKKLKRWIYTKPYACRSCGQEGHTSKTCGKQQNQASTSQSTQGVTQSTNNKPTSTQTRKVGRGSGMVRGRAMGRGTCRERGMISSS is encoded by the exons ATGGCAAATAGAAGAGTTGCTACCTTGAAATGGAAAGGATCTGTGGGGCCAAGAAttgagaaaattattgaaaaattgaagtaTGAAAGTGGGCATTGCATTGCATATCTAGCTGGAGATATGAAATATCAAGTCTCACACCTTTCTGGAAGAGAGTTCGTAGTTGACTTGGCTGCTAGAACTTGTTCTTGCAGGAGATGGGATCTTTGTGGAATCCCATGTCCTAATGCTATTGCCTGTATTTTGAGGAAGGGACAAGATGTTGCCTTGTATGTTGATGACTGTTACAAGAAAGCAACATACCTAAAGGCTTATGCACCAGTTATTTCACCATTGCCTGGCCAAGATCAATGGGACAAGCCTAGTAATGAGACCACCAGAATTGATCCTCCCATTTACAAGAAGCAAACTGGAAGACCAAAGAAAAAGAGGGCTAAAGATCCTAGTGAAGAGCCCCTAGTTACAAGTCATGAAGGGAAGAAGTTGAAAAGATGGATTTATACCAAGCCATATGCATGTAGGTCATGTGGGCAAGAAGGCCATACTTCCAAGACATGTGGAAAGCAACAAAATCAAGCATCTACTAGTCAATCCACTCAAGGAGTAACTCAATCTACTAACAATAAGCCTACATCAACTCAAACAAGAAAG GTGGGAAGGGGCAGTGGAATGGTTAGAGGAAGAGCCATGGGAAGAGGTACATGCAGAGAAAGAGGCATGATTTCAAGCTCATAA